Genomic window (Dictyoglomus thermophilum H-6-12):
TAAATTAGGAAACAAATACAAGTATTAAATTAATCTCCCCCTACCTAACCAGTAGGGGGAGATTCTCAATTTTACTTGGGGGGAAATGTTAATGAGACTTAAATTTTCTTGGGATACTGGCATAGGGATAGGAATAATACTTTTTGGTGTTTTCATACTCCTTAATGCTTTAAATATGCCTGACATGCCTTTAGGGCTTGGGCCTGGGGATTTTCCTGAGATTGTGAGTATTGGATTAATTATTTGTGGATTTATCCTAACTTTTCAGAGTTTTTTCATCTCAGAAAAGACTAAAAAGATATACTCTAAGAGTTCTGTGAAGGATGTTTTAATTCTTATATTTATTTCGCTTTTATATGTATATCTCGTAAAATATATAGGCTTTTTATATCTTACTCCTTTTCTTATGTTGGCTACAATGTATCTTTTTGGATACAAAAAATTACCCTACGCAATTGTTATAAGTGTTATTTTTACTCTTTTGGTATATTATGTGTTCTATGGAATATTTAAAGTTCCTCTTCCTCAGTTTTCTTTATTCTAAACAGGAGGGATAAAAGTCCAAAATGATAAATTATTGGGTAGAAGGTTTAAAGATAGCGCTTCAGCCTAATAATTTGCTTCTAATGTTAATAGGTACTGTTGGGGGAATTATTGTAGGAGCTTTGCCTGGAGTTACGTCTTCGATGGGAATAATTCTTCTCCTTCCTTTCACTTATTATTTAGATCCTAAATCTGCTTTATTGATGCTTGCAGGGATGTATTCTGGATCTATGTTTGGAGGATCTATTTCTGCTGTGCTTTTAGGAGTTCCAGGGACTCCTTCGGCTGCAGCAACTTTAATTGATGGTTATCCTTTGGGAAGGCAAGGTAAGGCTGGAAAAGCGATATTCACGGCCTTAATAGCTTCTTTTTCAGGAGGTATTCTTAGTGGTATTGTTTTAGTGTTTTTGGCTCCTATTCTTGCCTCTTTTGCCTTGAGATTTTCTCCTATTGATTATTTTGCTCTTGCGATTTTTGGTCTTTCGATAATTGCTAGTGTCTCAGGGAAGCATTTGTTAAAAGGTATAATTTCAGGACTTTTAGGTTTATTTATTTCTACAGTTGGAATTGAAAATATAAGAGGATCTACAAGATTTACTTTCGGTATATCTCAGCTTTCTGCTGGTTTTGAACTCTTACCTGTGCTTATTGGTGTCTTCGCTATAACCGAAATATTAATGGAGCTGGAACAAAAAGGACAAGAGACAAAGATTCAGCATAGAATATCCGAGGTTTTTCTAACAAAGGAAGAATTTAAATCTATAATTATACCTATATTAGTAGGAGCAATCATTGGAATAGTTATAGGAGTAATTCCAGGAACTGGAGGAACCATTGCTACATTTTTAGCCTATAACGTACTAAAAAACATATCAAAGAGGAAAGAGAAATTTGGTAAAGGTGCAGTAGAAGGAGTTGCAGTGGTCGAGTGTGCTAACAATGCGGTTACGGGAGGAGCTATGGTGCCAACTTTAGCATTAGGGGTTCCTGGAGATGTGGTTACTGCAGTAATGCTTG
Coding sequences:
- a CDS encoding tripartite tricarboxylate transporter permease; translation: MINYWVEGLKIALQPNNLLLMLIGTVGGIIVGALPGVTSSMGIILLLPFTYYLDPKSALLMLAGMYSGSMFGGSISAVLLGVPGTPSAAATLIDGYPLGRQGKAGKAIFTALIASFSGGILSGIVLVFLAPILASFALRFSPIDYFALAIFGLSIIASVSGKHLLKGIISGLLGLFISTVGIENIRGSTRFTFGISQLSAGFELLPVLIGVFAITEILMELEQKGQETKIQHRISEVFLTKEEFKSIIIPILVGAIIGIVIGVIPGTGGTIATFLAYNVLKNISKRKEKFGKGAVEGVAVVECANNAVTGGAMVPTLALGVPGDVVTAVMLGAMILIGVRPGPLLFQATPDLVYSFFAGWFIIQFMMLVVGFVSTLTAPYILEIPKKILMPIVLIFAIIGSFAIRNSLYDVAIALIFGLFGYFMRKHNFPATPLILGIILGPMAEQNLNRALILSGNDYTVMFKSPISLTLLILAVLSIVLGVISGKREGK
- a CDS encoding tripartite tricarboxylate transporter TctB family protein, coding for MRLKFSWDTGIGIGIILFGVFILLNALNMPDMPLGLGPGDFPEIVSIGLIICGFILTFQSFFISEKTKKIYSKSSVKDVLILIFISLLYVYLVKYIGFLYLTPFLMLATMYLFGYKKLPYAIVISVIFTLLVYYVFYGIFKVPLPQFSLF